In Halosolutus amylolyticus, the genomic window CGATCTCGACGTCACCGATCTCGACGTCGTCGACGAACTGGGGAGCGATCAGGAACGATCCGAGGACGATCGCACACAGGAGCAGGACGGCGACGAGAAACCGGACCACCGATCCCAGGAGGGCGCGGTCGTCGCGATCGTCGCCGTCGGACGGAGCGGTGTGACGGCCAGCCATCGTGCTATCGTTTCGGCGGGATCGAATAAGGGTGCCGTGTTGGCTCGCAGCCGCTGACACATCCGTCGGCGCTGAAATGACGCATCCCTGTGATCGTTCAATCGCTCGTTATGTTGCCGGATCCGACCCGAAGATCGTCTCGTGGATGCCGATGACGAGTCCGGGGACGACGGCCATGAAGAGGTGCTCCTCCAGCGGAATGCCGGCGACGTCGATCCCGGTCCGAAGCTTGATATCGAACACGCCGACTGCGAGCGTGTACCGGTCCCAGACGTAGGCGATCGGGTACAGGGCGGCGATCGTGACGGCCGCCTTCCGGAGGGCGTCGGCGCGCCACAGCAGGAGGGCGGCGACGGCGCCCCAGAACAGTTCGGTAGCGAGGTACGTGTACCGGCCGAGCACGCTGATGTCCGGTGCCATACGTCCGGTACGATGACACGATGCAAAAGCGCTCCGTCGGTCGCGATCGATTCCACGGGTGGCGCGCCGAGTTCGACCGTCGTGGGTCCACGGTCGCAGTTTCCGTCGACGGGCGGCGTTCGCCGGAGGGGACTCGCGGGACCGTCTCCGGCGCACAGTGGGTTCAGGTGGGCATTCGTAGGCGGCCGTCAGGTGAGCATGCGTCGGCGGCCCATGCTTGCCAAGGTTAAATACCTCCGCGGGCAAACACCCGACAGAAGGATGAATATCGCTGATATCGCCACCCAGGATTACATCGAAGTCGACGTCGGAACGCGCATGGGGAAGGTCCGTTCGACCTTCGAGAACGGCAACCCCAAAGGAATCATCGTCACGGACGATGGGGAGTACGAGGGCGTCATCAGCGAGCGAGAGGTCCTCCAGTCCCACGTCGAGGACGACGCCAAGGTAGCGGCGTTGATCAAACCCAGTCGGAACTCGCCGGCCCCCAAGGTCGATCGACAGGAGGACGTCAGGGAGACGGCGCGGGTCCTGATCGAGTCCAACGCGAAGGTCGCGCCGGTGTTCGAACACGGCGACCTCTGGGGCGTCATCACCGACGACGCGATCCTCAAGGCGGTGCTCGACAACCTGGACACGCTCGACGTCGAGGACATCTACACCGACGATCCGGTGACCCTCCAGGAGGACGACGGGGTCGGAAAGGCGATCAACCACCTCCGGGAACACGGCATCTCCCGGCTCCCGGTGTTGAACGAGAACGGCTACCTCACCGGCGTCGTGACGACCCACGACATCGCCGACTTCGTCATCCGCGAGAACCACTCGACGACGACCGGCGATCGCGTCGGCGACTCCCAGCGACTGCTCGACGTCCCCGTCTACGACATCATGAACAGCCCCGTCGAGACGACCACGCTCGACACCAGCGTGAAGGCGGCCGTCGAGACGATGCTCGAACAGGATTACGCGGGACTGATGGTCACCCCACAGGACGACGATCGGATCGTCATCGGCGTCCTCACCAAGACGGACGTCCTGCGAGCCCTGACCTACACCGAGGAGGACCACATGGACGTCCAGATCACGAACATCTCGCTGCTCGATACGATCTCCCGCGAGTCGATCGTCGAGAGCATCCAGGACGTCGCCGACAAGTACCAGGACATGCAGGTCATGCACGCGCACGTCCGGTTCAAGGAACACCAGGAGAAACTCCGCGGCACGCCGCTGATCTACTGCCAGATTCGCCTGCGGACCAACAAGGGCCAGGTCGCCGGCACCGGCGAAGGCTACGGCGCGGAGAACTCGTTCCGGGTGGCGCTCGACAAACTCGAGCGGAACGTCCTCGAAGTGAAAGGCGTCACCAGCGACGAGGAGTACCGCGGCCAACTCCTGCGGAAACTCAACGAACTGTAGTCGCGCCCGTCCGACGGACGGAGAGCGGATTTTCGATCGGCGTTCGACTACAGACGCGCGCCGTCCTCGCTTCCCTCGATCCCGGACTCGGTGATCCGGAACTGTACCGACTCGCCGGCCGCCTTCGATCGGTGCTTCTCGAGGGTCGCGCGACGATTCCCGCCGCGGAATCGCTCGACGCGGACCACGGCTCCGGTCCAGTGTTCGAGCGTGTTCCCGCCGAGCGGGCGGGTCCGATCGGCGTCGGGATCCGAAAACACCTGGTTCGTCACCACGACGGCGAGGTCGTGTTTGCGCGCGAGCGAGAGGAGGTGCGTCACCTGCCGCGCGACCCGACGGAGCGCCTCGCCGTCGTCGCCCTCGCCGGTGCGTTCGAGGCGGTAGAAGCCGGTCGCGCTGTCGAGGACGATCAGATCGGCGCGATCGGCGAACTCCTCGGCGTCCCGGACGGCCTCGGCCTGTTCCTCGAAGTCGAGCGCCTCCTCGATGACGATGCGAGAGGCGACCGCCTCGACGTCCTCGTCGGCGTCTTCGTCCCCGGCCGCGTCGATCCCGCCGATCCCGTCGGCCGGCGCGTCGTCCCCGACGCGGCCCGAGAGCAACTGCTCGAACCGATCGACCGAGACCCCCTCGGTGTCGATGAAGACGGCGGTGCCGCCGTCGGCGGCGGCCTCGACGGCGGCCGAGAGCGCGATGTTCGTCTTCCCCGCCGCTGGCGGACCGTACAACTGCGTGACGGTCCCGCGTTCGAACCCCCCGCCAAGCAACTCGTCGACCGGGCCACAGCCGGTCGGGATCGCCTCGTCGGTCACGGTTCGAGTTGGCGTCTGGCGTGCAAAAAGGCCCCGGAAGCGGATCGCGAGCGGTCCGATCGGCCCGCCGGCGAACGGAACGCCCCTCGAGTCGATCACCGCGGTGGGCGGTCCGCGGCGGGTCGCGTACGTTTATTCGGCCCGGTCCCGAAGGACGAGCGTGATCGTCGTCGCTACGGACGACTTCGAAGTGTACCACGGGGTCGTCAACGAACTTCGCGACCGGGGAACCGCGTTCACGACCGTCGAACCCGGTGAAGGATTGCCGGACGAGACCGCGGTGGTCGTAACGGGCGCGGCCCACGCCGACGACTTCGCGGACGTGACGACGATCGTCGCCGATCCGGACGCGCCCCGGCGGGCGGTCGACCAGGCCCTGGCCGCGGTGCGTGGCGACGGCGGCCGGACGATCATCGGCGTCGATCCCGGTCGAAAACCCGGCATCGCCGTGCTAGCGGGCGAGATGGTCGTCGCCGCCTTCCAGGTCCCGCTGTCGGACGCCGTCGATGTCATCCAGCGGGAGGCGAGCGACGCACCCTCCCCGATCGTCCGGGTCGGCGACGGCTCCCGCCTCGAGGGGGCGCGGCTGGTCAACGACCTCGAGGACGTCCGGGTCGAACTCGTGGACGAAACCGGAACCACGCCCTATCTCGGCACCGGTTCGCGCGGGATAGGCGACGTCCTCGCGGCGGTCAACATCGCGCGACTCGAGGGCGAGGTCGTCGACGTCCGATCGATCGACCCCACCGAGGGGGAACTCCAGGTTATCAGGGACCGATCGCGCGAGCAGAGCGAGACGAACCGGGCGATCGACGAACTGCTCGCGCGGCGGGTCGCCGCTGGGGAGTTGACGATCCAGGAGGCGCTGGCCGAACACCGCGGCGAGGGCGAGGAGCAGGACGAGTCGGACGACGCGATCGAGTGACGGGTTGCCGGAATTGGTTCGAGCGAACGCCGTGGCACTATCTCCGACGACCAATGACGGCAAAAACGAGTCGTCGAATATCGGTCGGTCAGACACGACCGGAACCCGTACGGCGGAAACGTTCTCTGCTTTAGGAGTGCCTCACGATCATCGATGCGACGAGCATCACCACGAGCACGAGTCGATTTCGAACTCTATCGCCGACAGTGGCGAGGAGGGCTGAACCGATCGTACGAGGAGTTTGAGACGACCGGGAGATCGACGAACATCGTTCCCGACGAGCTGACGATGGGCGGAGCGCTCGGAGGAGGTCACCACGAGGGCACTCGGTGGAGCCTTGACGCGAGTCGAACGAGACGATGCCTGTCGACGTCCGTAGCTACCGAATCCGGTTGCTATCGGGGACGCACGTCGTACTCGACGTCTACCTCGGCGGTACCGGACAATTTGAAATCGGCGATCGTTCCGTCGAACCAGTATGCGTCTACCGCACCTGCGTCGACGAAGCCTTCGACGGTGGAGTCGTCGATCGTGTCCGCCCTGTCGATCGAAGCGTCCCGGTACTCCGACTTGCTCACGTCGCCGTCGATCGTAAACGAATACCTGCTCTGGCTCGATGCGTCGGTTCCGTCGAACACGATCGCGTGTGGAAGCGTCACCTCACCGGTGTAGTCTTCGGGGTCGATCCGCTGGTCGTCGAGGTAGACGTGCGTGCCGCCCTCGCGGAACGTGAATTCGACGAGTTTACCTGACAACTGGTACCGGTGAACGTCGCGTTCGATCGTCCCTTTGGCGCGCCCCCCGGAGACGACCGTCGCGTCGTCGCCTTCGAGCACCTCGATCGAACCGTCCGTGGCGAGGTCGTATTCCGAGTGCGTGCCGTTACCGACGATCGTCACCACATGCGATTGCTCGCTGCCGTATTCGGCCGGATCCACCCGTTCACCGTTGACGGAAACGCGCGCCTGCCCGTCGACGGTGAGTTCTTCGAGGTCGCCGCTAAAGCGGTACGCGTCGCGCCATCCGGTGACGGTCCCGGTAACGCGGCCACCGTCGATCGTATCCGCGTCACTGACGGACGCGCCGCCGTAGGTCGATTGTTCTACATCACCGGTAACGGTGAACTCGTACAGGCTCTCACCGGTGGTGCCGACACCGTCGAAAAGGATCGTATTTTCTAGCGGCGCATCTTCTGTCGGTTCCTCGTTGCCGGTCCCGTCGGTTCCGTCCTGCGTTCCACCGTACGCAGTCGTTCCGTATCCTCCCACCCCGTATCCGTCGTTCGTCTCCGACGCCGAGGCGGTTCCTGCAACGATCGGGATCGCGCTCATCCCAAGCAATCTGAGGACCGATCGTCGCTCAAGGCTTGATGGAGGTTCCGGTTGATTCCGCGTTGCGTTGTCGCCGTTCGGTTCTCCCGTGAACGTGTTCTGAGTTCTATCGATCGCGTCGTGCCGGGTCGTCGAACGGTCGCGTTCGGATACCATGTCTCGAGAGAGATATATTCACGTGTTCCTGTCTGATCATAGTCGATGGTATACACATAGACTGACTTTTTATGGGCAACTGAATTTCAATCGATCCGTTCGTTCCTACTGGCGCGTCGAGAAGCAAGTGCTGAGCCCCGATCGCATGAGAAAATGAATCTTCCGTAACAGGGCCGTTCGACGAAGACGGAGCTACGTTCAGATCGCTACATGGAGAATCGTACAAGTGAGGACTGACCGCCGTGGTATTCGGTGAACGGCGAGAGGCGACGATGAGGTCCGGTACTCGGATACCGATCTGGACGACTCAATCTGCGACCGAACCGGCTACGACTAAATTCGTCGAAGCGATCACTCCACCGTGACGCTCTTTGCGAGATTCCGGGGTTTGTCGATCGATCGGTCCAGTCGGTTCGCGACCCAGTAGGAGACCAGCTGCAACTGTACGTTCATCAGGATCGGCGTTAGCCGCCGATCAGTCTTCGGGATTCGCAACACGTGATCAGCGAGAGGTTCGACCCGCTCCTCCGCGTCGGTGACTGCGATTACCGGCGCTCCGCGGGATTCGACCTCTTTGATGTTCCCGATCATCTTCTCGTAGTTCGCATCGCTGGTGAGAAGAGGGAACACTGGCGTTCGCTCCGTCACGAGCGCCAAGGGTCCGTGTTTCAGTTCGCCGGCCGGAAACCCTTCGGCGTGTTTGTACGATATTTCTTTCATTTTCAACGCTCCCTCTAGCGCCACCGGGGCGTTGTAGCCGCGACCGATGAAGAAGTACGCGTCCGAATCGACGTACTCCTCGGCGATTTCCTTCGCGGACGAGTCGTCTAGGATGGATTGCATCTGGTCCGATAGTGCTCGCAGGGCATCGACGAACTCGCGTGAGCATGATCCCGTGATTGCGCTCGATAGCATCGCCAGTGCCGCCTGCTGCGAGGCGAACGTCTTCGTCGCTGCAACGCCGATCTCCGGGCCGGCGCGGATGTACATGACGCGATCGGTTTCGCGGGCGGCGGAACTCCCCACCACGTTTGTCACCGCCAGCGTCCCCGCACCGACCTTTTTTGCATCCCGAAGCGCCGCCAGAGTATCGGCCGTTTCGCCGCTCTGAGTAACGCCGACGACTAGTGTCTCCTCGTCGACTGGAATGGCGTCGACGTCGTATTCGCTCGCGAAAAACGCCGTTGCAGGGATGCCACGTTCGCGAAATAGGCGCGACGCATACATCGATGCGTGATACGACGTCCCGCAGGCCACGAAGTGGATTCGCTCCGGTCGTGGCAGGTCTTCTAGTTCGTCGATCGTTATGGACTCGTCTATCGTCTGGGGGCGCCCTCGGAGACACTCGCGGATGGCGTGCGGTTGTTCGTAAATCTCTTTAAGCATGTAATGATCGTAGCCGCTTTTCCCGGCGTCCTCCGGATCCCACGAAATCGTTTCGACGGGCATGTTGACGGGAACCCCGTTCTCGTTGATTATCTCGATGTCCGATTGTTCCATCACAGCGACCTGACCGTCCTCCAGATACACGACTCTATCCGTGTACTCGAGAAACGCCGGAACATCGCTTGCCAGGTAATTCCCATCGTCTCCGATTCCGAGAACCAATGGAGACCGGTTGCGGGTCGCGTACACTGTCTCACGCTCGGCACCGATCGCTGCCACGGCGTAACTCCCGTCCAGCCGATCGACAGCCCGACGAAACGCCGTCTCGAAGTCGTCACCCTGCTCGAGTGCCGTCTCGATGAGGTGGGGAATGACTTCAGTGTCGGTCTCGCTGTCGAACCGGTGGCCGTTGGCCCCGAGCGCCTCGCGGAGTTCCTGATAGTTCTCGATAATTCCGTTGTGGACGACGGCGATACGGCCACTACAGTCCGTGTGCGGATGGGCGTTCGTATCCGATGGTTGGCCGTGTGTGCTCCATCGAGTGTGGCCGATGCCGGCGAACCCATCGAGGGTCTCATCCGAAAGCGTCTCTTCGAGTGCGGATAGTTCTCCCTCCCGCTTGTACACCGATATCGACGAGTTTGCAACCGCAACCCCGGTCGAATCGTATCCTCGGTACTCGAGGCCCGACAGCCCGTTCAGCAATACGTCGACGACGTCTTGATTCGCTCGCGTTCCCGTATATCCGATGATACCACACATCAGGAACGCACCTCCGTCTTCGCTGCGAGGGTCCCACGAACTGTCGTCCCCGCCTGTAACTCCGAGCCAGCACCGACGATTGCGCCGGGAACGTACGTGACACCACCGCCGTCCCGGACGCGATCCGCCAGCAAGGCACCGAGTTTCTCGTTTTCGAAGACGCGGTCCTTGACGTGAACGTCGCCGGGGCCACCGGGAATCGTCGACCCTGCTCCGATTGTGACGCCGGTACCAGTGACACACTCGATCACCGTCGCGTTGTCCTTGATGCGGGAGTCCGCGTCGATCACACTTCGTTTGACGACGGCGTTCGACCCAACGGTCACGTTCTCATCGAGACAGACGTACGGGCCGACAACAGCACCCGGTTCGATCGTACAATCCCGACTGACGACGACTGGCTCGCGGACGACCGCGGACCCGTGAACGGTCGCTGCGTCGAGACCGTCCGTCGGTCGATCTCCCTCGACGACTCCGGTGTCGAACAACTCGAACGAGATGTCCAGTAGATCCCAGGGGTACGTCGCGTCGACCCAGATCCCCTCGGAGACGGCACCGTTCACGTCGTGTCCCGCGTCGACGAGTTCCGACAATCCGTCCACGAGGAGGTGTTCGCCCGCTCGCGGCTCAGCGTCTCGGACAGCATCGAAGGCTAATTCCTCGAAAGCGTATACGCCAGCGTTGAGGTGATAGATCTCGTCGTCACGAGGGTTTTCTACGATACGCGTTACCTGCCCGTCTTCGATACGGACGCCGCCGTATTCGTCCACGTTCGATCGTTGCAAGAGCGCGATCGTCGCGGCGGCGCCGGACTCGTGCGTCGTCAGCACGTCTCGAATAATTCGACTATCGACGACCTGGTCGCCGTTGATAACGAGAGCGGTCCCTTCGACGACGGATTCCGCTGCGAGCAGCGCGTGGCCAGTTCCGAGTTGTTTCTCCTGTGTGACGTACGTGATCGGCGCATTTCGATACCTGGGGCCGAAGTATGACTGAATACGCTCGTGCCGGTACCCGACTACCACGACGAATTCTGTGATGCCGGCGTCGAGGAGTTGGTCGAAAACGTGCTCAAGGATCGGTTTCGTCGCTACGGGTAGCATCGGCTTTGGGCGATTCCGGGTGAGTGGACGGAGACGCGTTCCCTCTCCAGCGGCTAGGACGATAGCGGGGTAGTCGGACATAGATATTCTCATCGGAGAGGTACCCTTTTGAGTCACCGACAGTATCACACATTCAATGACAAATAAAAAACGAACATGTTAGTTGTCATCACTGCGGTCGTGGAAATAGTGTCTTGAACGGCAACAGATTACGTACGGTAGCGGCCGCCCGCGGATTTTCGAGTCCGGGTTCGAATCCGGGCCGCTAAAAACCGCTGTTTTAGCCCGATATTCCTTGATTTACAGTGCCCATCGCTCCAGAGCGAGTCCGATGCTCTCGAAATTCTGTCCGGGCGTGTTCGGGTAGCAATTGCTGAATGACCTTCGAACATCATCTCGATAGCGCATCATGATTACCGAATGTGTGCGTTCGTTCAGTTGACTGTTTCAACCGTCGAGAACAGTACGGTTTCCGGTAACGAACGAGGTGAAAACAGACGTTTTCGGCACTGCCAGGCGACTTGCAACCGCCCAATATCGACTCGATTTCGCCGCCAGTTCTGGGCTCGGCAATCGCGTCTATCGGAGCGGATTACTGCTACTGCGGTCAAGAGACGTGTCAGATTACTCCAGTTCAATCCTCTATTCCTATCGCCGTCAAGGCGAAGATACCGAGCGCCGTCGACTCGAAGTGTCGTCACGCCGCCAAGCGGCCGATCGAATCGAAAACGAGTTCGATACCTTCCTCGGCTCTCGATACCTTCCTCGGCTCTCGATACCTTCCTCGGCTCTAGTACTCCCTCTCTGCCACGCTTCCTGTCGAGAGGGGAGACCGGCACACGTCGTACCGTCGAAACGTTCGGCGAGACAGTCTCGATACGCTCACGTTCTATCGCTCCGTCCGCGCCGGATCGAATCTAGTTCCTGTCCGATGTCAGACCGGTCATTCGGTGAGAGCGAGCGTCGAGTTGTCGGTTTCACTGTCGTTGATCTCGATCCAGAGGTGGACGTAATAGTCTGCGTTTTCCGTTGACGGGTCGTCCGGAACGTCGTCGAGATACAGCAACCAGACGATCCGAACGTCGTCACCCGTCATCGTCGGTTCGAGTTCGTGCTCGTGTAGCCACGTCTCGCCGTGGATGACCTGTGTCTCGAATCGGTCGAGTTCTCGTTGCTCAGTGACCGACGTATCACCGTCGTCAACCGCCACAGTCTGTTCTGCGAGGATGACGGTGTAGTTTACCGTTCGTTCCTCGTGATTGTCGATTCCAAGAACGATTTCCCGACTCTCGTTCCGTTCGAACTCGGTCGGATACTCGTCGGCGATCAGTTCGTCGCCGTCCTCCGTCAGGAGGTAGATTGCGGAGAACTCCTCTCCCGCTGGAGGGACGGTTATTGCGTAGCCGACGCTCGCCATCGTGACGAGCAGGGACAGCGCGAGAACCACGTTCAGCGCAGCGTCAGCCCGTGTGTCGGGTTCGAGTGATTCGGAACGCCCGATCGCAACCCACTCGCGAAACGGAACGCGAAACCGTTCATCTTCGGGAACGCTCATCCGACGAATCGCGGCGACGGCGACGAAAAGCAGCGTCACGGCGCTGAGAGCGACCGTGATCGGGATCAGCCGAACTCCCCACCGGGTCAGGTTCAACGTGATCGAGATTACCGGAACGATCGCGATACTGAGGCCGAACGAGAGTACCCCTCGTTCGACTCCGTCGATTCTCGATCGCCAGGGAACTGCCCAGAACGCGGAATCGCCGGACCCCCGTTCGAGCGCGTCGCGTCGAGGTGACTCGCCGCGCCGGGGAAACAGCGCGGCGAGGATGACGTATCCGGGAACGAAGAGGAGAAACCCGAGTCCGAGCGGAACCCGAAGGAACGTCTCCCGGAGACCGGGAGCGAAGATGGCGACGTTGACCAGTACCGTCGCTCCGATCACCGCGCCCAGATCTGCTGGAAACGAGTCGATCGACTGCGGACGGTCCAACCTGCGCGAACGGTCGCCGGGCATCGCAATT contains:
- the glmS gene encoding glutamine--fructose-6-phosphate transaminase (isomerizing), which gives rise to MCGIIGYTGTRANQDVVDVLLNGLSGLEYRGYDSTGVAVANSSISVYKREGELSALEETLSDETLDGFAGIGHTRWSTHGQPSDTNAHPHTDCSGRIAVVHNGIIENYQELREALGANGHRFDSETDTEVIPHLIETALEQGDDFETAFRRAVDRLDGSYAVAAIGAERETVYATRNRSPLVLGIGDDGNYLASDVPAFLEYTDRVVYLEDGQVAVMEQSDIEIINENGVPVNMPVETISWDPEDAGKSGYDHYMLKEIYEQPHAIRECLRGRPQTIDESITIDELEDLPRPERIHFVACGTSYHASMYASRLFRERGIPATAFFASEYDVDAIPVDEETLVVGVTQSGETADTLAALRDAKKVGAGTLAVTNVVGSSAARETDRVMYIRAGPEIGVAATKTFASQQAALAMLSSAITGSCSREFVDALRALSDQMQSILDDSSAKEIAEEYVDSDAYFFIGRGYNAPVALEGALKMKEISYKHAEGFPAGELKHGPLALVTERTPVFPLLTSDANYEKMIGNIKEVESRGAPVIAVTDAEERVEPLADHVLRIPKTDRRLTPILMNVQLQLVSYWVANRLDRSIDKPRNLAKSVTVE
- a CDS encoding CBS domain-containing protein — encoded protein: MNIADIATQDYIEVDVGTRMGKVRSTFENGNPKGIIVTDDGEYEGVISEREVLQSHVEDDAKVAALIKPSRNSPAPKVDRQEDVRETARVLIESNAKVAPVFEHGDLWGVITDDAILKAVLDNLDTLDVEDIYTDDPVTLQEDDGVGKAINHLREHGISRLPVLNENGYLTGVVTTHDIADFVIRENHSTTTGDRVGDSQRLLDVPVYDIMNSPVETTTLDTSVKAAVETMLEQDYAGLMVTPQDDDRIVIGVLTKTDVLRALTYTEEDHMDVQITNISLLDTISRESIVESIQDVADKYQDMQVMHAHVRFKEHQEKLRGTPLIYCQIRLRTNKGQVAGTGEGYGAENSFRVALDKLERNVLEVKGVTSDEEYRGQLLRKLNEL
- a CDS encoding DUF1616 domain-containing protein encodes the protein MIGATVLVNVAIFAPGLRETFLRVPLGLGFLLFVPGYVILAALFPRRGESPRRDALERGSGDSAFWAVPWRSRIDGVERGVLSFGLSIAIVPVISITLNLTRWGVRLIPITVALSAVTLLFVAVAAIRRMSVPEDERFRVPFREWVAIGRSESLEPDTRADAALNVVLALSLLVTMASVGYAITVPPAGEEFSAIYLLTEDGDELIADEYPTEFERNESREIVLGIDNHEERTVNYTVILAEQTVAVDDGDTSVTEQRELDRFETQVIHGETWLHEHELEPTMTGDDVRIVWLLYLDDVPDDPSTENADYYVHLWIEINDSETDNSTLALTE
- a CDS encoding lycopene cyclase domain-containing protein; protein product: MAPDISVLGRYTYLATELFWGAVAALLLWRADALRKAAVTIAALYPIAYVWDRYTLAVGVFDIKLRTGIDVAGIPLEEHLFMAVVPGLVIGIHETIFGSDPAT
- a CDS encoding sugar phosphate nucleotidyltransferase; this translates as MSDYPAIVLAAGEGTRLRPLTRNRPKPMLPVATKPILEHVFDQLLDAGITEFVVVVGYRHERIQSYFGPRYRNAPITYVTQEKQLGTGHALLAAESVVEGTALVINGDQVVDSRIIRDVLTTHESGAAATIALLQRSNVDEYGGVRIEDGQVTRIVENPRDDEIYHLNAGVYAFEELAFDAVRDAEPRAGEHLLVDGLSELVDAGHDVNGAVSEGIWVDATYPWDLLDISFELFDTGVVEGDRPTDGLDAATVHGSAVVREPVVVSRDCTIEPGAVVGPYVCLDENVTVGSNAVVKRSVIDADSRIKDNATVIECVTGTGVTIGAGSTIPGGPGDVHVKDRVFENEKLGALLADRVRDGGGVTYVPGAIVGAGSELQAGTTVRGTLAAKTEVRS
- a CDS encoding AAA family ATPase, which produces MTDEAIPTGCGPVDELLGGGFERGTVTQLYGPPAAGKTNIALSAAVEAAADGGTAVFIDTEGVSVDRFEQLLSGRVGDDAPADGIGGIDAAGDEDADEDVEAVASRIVIEEALDFEEQAEAVRDAEEFADRADLIVLDSATGFYRLERTGEGDDGEALRRVARQVTHLLSLARKHDLAVVVTNQVFSDPDADRTRPLGGNTLEHWTGAVVRVERFRGGNRRATLEKHRSKAAGESVQFRITESGIEGSEDGARL